The genome window GGCAACCAGGGCACGACCTATCCGCAAACGTACGATCCAAGCGTGCTGGAGTCTTTTGACAACAAGCACCCGTACCGCGATTACTTCGTGAAATTCAACTGCCCGGAATTCACCAGCCTGTGCCCGATTACCGGACAGCCTGACTTTGCGACGATTTACATCAGCTACATTCCCGACATCAAAATGGTGGAAAGTAAAGCCCTCAAGCTGTATCTGTTTTCTTTCCGCAATCACGGTGATTTCCACGAGGATTGCGTGAACATCATCATGAACGACTTGATCAAGCTGATGGATCCCCGCTATATCGAGGTATGGGGCAAATTCACCCCGCGCGGCGGCATTTCCATCGATCCGTATTGCAACTACGGCAAGCCAGGGACCAAGTACGAGGAAATGGCAATGCATCGGTTGATGAATCACGATATGTACCCGGAGAAAGTGGATAATCGGTAATCCGCAAGAAAAAACCCTGATCTGATCAGGGTTTTTTTAGGTTGAGGACATACTAAGCCATAAAGGAGGAGTAGCGCATGAATGACAATCGTGGGAACGACCTGCCTGATTTCAGACAACTGAATGACAGACTGATCGC of Brevibacillus choshinensis contains these proteins:
- the queF gene encoding preQ(1) synthase encodes the protein MANQQERDLSSLTLLGNQGTTYPQTYDPSVLESFDNKHPYRDYFVKFNCPEFTSLCPITGQPDFATIYISYIPDIKMVESKALKLYLFSFRNHGDFHEDCVNIIMNDLIKLMDPRYIEVWGKFTPRGGISIDPYCNYGKPGTKYEEMAMHRLMNHDMYPEKVDNR